The following are encoded together in the Fusarium keratoplasticum isolate Fu6.1 chromosome 1, whole genome shotgun sequence genome:
- a CDS encoding HTH La-type RNA-binding domain-containing protein has translation MTPSAIVESNEMATPSTFSYAQAAKGQGAAPVSNTSAPTNAVAPAQDTQAPAAVPVSDLKTATPVPEQATTAEVSEATESLEPRAVASEKQDLESVPSSESDARSESTQERRPESRRDDDAGRLDRPWRRNEKTPRSSSNTTRSTEEQDSRKARRGKKSKAAEKQPSEQAADKEQEAAPEPPKVELAEAPIPSVNIWHQRKEAQLAKAKPAPTPAEAAVNGTSAQKDDDKSVAKAEESTPAPYTNGVKPQQKAASVSRPERNGPRGSRISDKEGKAEVPPSVQDSTHWPTPETAITAIKEDKKKTVDKASDRSDRSDKDAQENDSQAKPRQKWVTYDYVPTVSFETQLPQMRGSKPRGGARSGRDTSTRATTNGVTDKASSAPVNKSNDAKPRDGPNGTTSQPAAAKRGSLDAANGQKKASANAGADKAKDSAAQSSDTTQTPRDRPEGRGERGRGGYRGRGAHGNGQSQHQHSASATSAFHGQGAGAGRAQGHYSPPLRQGSHGGMFAPPTQRGRGGRNGAGNYHRLSLPNGSSRMPAVQAQFAAYDYSMAPMAGMPLQPHPYWDNMVMPMLKSQIEYYFSIENLCKDMYLRQRMDSQGFVPLHFITAFKRMRDLSADMNLIRAVCEDSVDVDYVVGEDDCERLRRREDWQKFVLPMEDRDELARNDGPMHLTFKNRSYNYANGHFNGFHGLPYGQHGYPVNAHDPSFQHFVDNTQAAQGVNGAINTNGVSQLSAEVPDFSPSGTIPLAGLDGDVSPTSKAEASTPLQNGQVEAAAPLTNGVHAEQAQAAQS, from the exons ATGACTCCCTCAGCGATCGTTGAGTCCAACGAGATGGCCACTCCTTCGACTTTTTCTTACGCACAAGCTGCGAAGGGACAGGGCGCGGCCCCCGTCTCGAATACCAGCGCTCCTACAAACGCTGTCGCTCCTGCTCAGGACACCCAGGCGCCTGCCGCTGTCCCCGTGTCGGACCTGAAGACGGCCACGCCTGTCCCCGAGCAGGCCACCACCGCCGAGGTCTCGGAGGCCACCGAAAGCCTCGAGCCCCGTGCAGTTGCTTCCGAGAAGCAGGACCTCGAAAGCGTTCCCAGCTCTGAGAGCGATGCCCGATCCGAGTCCACACAAGAAAGGCGGCCCGAGTCGAGGCGTGACGACGATGCTGGAAGGTTAgatcggccatggcgacgaaATGAAAAGAcgccaaggtcatcgagCAACACCACCCGTTCCACCGAAGAGCAGGACTCGCGAAAGGCTCGGAGgggcaagaagagcaaggctgctgagaagcagCCCAGCGAGCAGGCGGCAGATAAGGAGCAGGAAGCGGCTCCCGAGCCGCCAAAGGTTGAACTTGCCGAGGCGCCCATCCCCAGCGTCAACATCTGGCATCAGCGCAAGGAAGCTCAGCTGGCAAAGGCTAAGCCCGCGCCCACTCCCGCCGAAGCTGCGGTAAATGGCACATCCGCCCAGAAGGACGACGATAAGTCAgtggccaaggctgaggagtcTACTCCTGCTCCCTATACAAATGGCGTCAAGCCGCAGCAGAAGGCTGCTAGCGTCAGCCGACCCGAGCGAAACGGCCCTCGAGGTTCGCGGATATCAGACAAGGAAGGCAAGGCCGAAGTGCCCCCATCTGTGCAGGATTCAACTCACTGGCCTACCCCCGAGACCGCCATCACTGCTATtaaggaggacaagaagaagacggtcgACAAGGCATCTGACCGATCGGATCGCTCCGACAAGGATGCTCAGGAGAACGACAGCCAGGCCAAGCCCCGACAGAAGTGGGTGACTTATGACTACGTCCCCACAGTCAGCTTTGAGACTCAGCTACCTCAAATGCGTGGCTCCAAACCCCGTGGAGGAGCCCGAAGCGGTCGCGATACTTCTACCCGAGCTACTACAAACGGTGTCACAGATAAGGCATCGTCTGCTCCTGTGAATAAGTCCAACGACGCCAAGCCTCGAGATGGACCCAATGGTACTACATCCCAACCCGCTGCGGCCAAGCGAGGCTCACTCGATGCCGCCAACGGCCAAAAGAAGGCCTCGGCAAATGCTGGtgccgacaaggccaaggattCTGCCGCTCAGTCTAGT GATACTACTCAGACTCCTCGCGATCGCCCTGAGGGCCGTGGTGAGAGGGGTCGAGGTGGCTACCGCGGGCGTGGTGCTCATGGCAATGGCCAAAGCCAGCACCAACATTCGGCTTCGGCCACTTCAGCATTCCACGGCCaaggcgctggcgctggtcGAGCTCAGGGCCACTACAGCCCCCCTCTGCGACAGGGCTCGCACGGTGGTATGTTTGCGCCGCCAACTCAGCGAGGCCGCGGAGGCCGCAACGGAGCGGGTAACTACCACCGCTTGTCTCTGCCCAACGGCAGCTCTCGCATGCCTGCCGTGCAGGCTCAGTTCGCGGCATACGACTACTCGATGGCGCCGATGGCCGGTATGCCTTTGCAGCCTCATCCCTACTGGGACAACATGGTGATGCCGATGCTCAAGAGCCAAATCGAGTACTACTTCTCCATCGAGAACCTTTGCAAGGATATGTACCTGCGACAGCGCATGGACTCTCAGGGCTTTGTGCCGCTGCATTTCATCACTGCATTCAAGCGCATGCGGGATCTCTCGGCCGATATGAACCTCATCCGTGCTGTATGTGAGGATTCGGTCGATGTTGACTACGTtgtcggcgaggatgacTGTGAGCGACTGCGTCGCCGGGAGGATTGGCAGAAGTTTGTCCTGCCCATGGAGGACCGAGACGAGCTGGCTCGCAATGACGGTCCCATGCACTTGACTTTCAAGAACCGATCTTATAACTATGCCAACGGCCATTTCAATGGCTTCCACGGTCTGCCTTATGGCCAGCATGGCTACCCCGTGAACGCCCACGACCCCTCGTTCCAACACTTTGTTGACAACACACAAGCGGCACAGGGCGTCAACGGAGCTATAAACACCAACGGCGTGAGCCAGCTCTCGGCCGAGGTGCCCGACTTTTCTCCCTCAGGCACTATCCCTCTGGCCGGTCTCGATGGCGATGTCTCGCCGACAAGCAAGGCTGAGGCCTCGACACCGTTGCAAAATGGCCAGGTCGAGGCTGCCGCACCCCTCACGAACGGCGTGCATGCCGAGCAAGCTCAGGCGGCGCAGTCGTAA
- a CDS encoding MFS domain-containing protein, whose amino-acid sequence MHSLGQALSALTLKPDIGNQKHESPYVNERGYVDFNSGDAENPRNWSRTRRWIITSIAVILALNGNFSSSIFAASLDSVVDEFNVSEVAAALTTALFLLGFCAGPFIFAPLSEFYGRRWIFYITFAAYMAFTFLCAFPPGFGGLLVGRFLAGTFISAPLSTTPGVLVDLWDPIERGNATAIFSLASWVGPSLGSVISGFVQLERDWRWGVYSALWLGAPTMALMFLIPETHSPTILAQKSKRARHSGITGAQTEGEENKPKLHQLYKMALTRPWILMFDLISLLCSVYACIVFTLQFMLFSIYPIVFREMRGWNAGVSQLPLIGQVVGAVLGAIVIFVDSERRRSSDASGKKLLPEDRLLMAMFGGVGFPITMFWLAWSAQYNQVPWIVPTLAGTFLSTSLMLIYVAIINYLTDTYTDYTASVIAANTVTRSAGSAAAPLFTNQMFSALGVGGGGSLIGGVATLLALIPFVFYKYGSRIRRKSKYALVDGGQLEKVDEEADPTDYGVQPDETQHAGELSKAAAGNRPEE is encoded by the exons ATGCATTCACTGGGGCAGGCATTGTCTGCTCTCACTCTCAAGCCTGATATTGGCAACCAAAAGCACGAGTCTCCCTACGTCAACGAACGGGGCTACGTCGACTTCAACTCAGGAGACGCCGAGAACCCACGGAACTGGTCCCGCACACGGCGATGGATCATTACCTCGATTGCTGTGATCCTTGCTTTAAACGGCAACTTTTCTTCAAGCATATTCGCAGCCAGCCTTGACTCTGTCGTGGATGAGTTCAATGTCTCTGAGGTTGCCGCCGCCCTCACCACAGCTCTCTTCCTTCTGGGCTTCTGCGCAGGTCCCTTTATCTTTGCGCCGCTGTCCGAGTTCTATGGTCGTCGATGGatcttttatattaccttTGCCGCCTACATGGCCTTTACCTTTCTTTGCGCCTTTCCACCTGGCTTTGGTGGGCTGTTGGTTGGGAGATTTCTGGCTGGCACCTTCATCTCGGCGCCCCTGAGCACAACCCCTGGTGTTCTGGTCGATTTATGGGACCCTATCGAGCGAGGCAACGCGACAGCCATATTTAGTCTCGCATCCTGGGTTGGACCCTCTCTTGGCTCTGTCATCTCAGGGTTTGTACAACTCGAGAGAGACTGGAGATGGGGTGTGTACTCAGCTCTCTGGCTCGGCGCCCCAACCATGGCTCTTATGTTTCTCATTCCAGAAACTCACAGTCCGACCATACTCGCGCAAAAGTCGAAGCGTGCGCGACACTCCGGCATCACTGGCGCCCAAActgagggagaagagaacAAGCCCAAGCTACACCAGCTGTACAAGATGGCTCTAACACGACCGTGGATTCTCATGTTCGACCTGATTTCACTACTTTGCTCCGTCTACGCCTGCATAGTCTTTACACTACAGTTCATGCTCTTCAGCATCTACCCCATCGTGTTTCGTGAGATGAGGGGATGGAATGCAGGGGTTTCGCAGCTGCCCCTGATCGGACAGGTCGTTGGCGCTGTCCTTGGTGCAATTGTCATCTTTGTCGACAGCgagcggaggaggagcagcgaTGCTTCCGGGAAGAAGCTGTTGCCCGAGGACCGGCTTCTGATGGCCATGTTTGGAGGAGTTGGATTTCCCATCACAATGTTCTGGCTGGCGTGGTCAGCGCAATACAA CCAAGTTCCGTGGATCGTGCCCACTCTGGCCGGGACATTCCTCTCTACCTCCCTGATGCTCATCTatgtcgccatcatcaactacCTCACAGACACATACACCGACTATACAGCCTccgtcatcgccgccaaCACGGTGACTAGGTCAGCTGGTAGCGCTGCAGCTCCCCTGTTCACGAACCAGATGTTTTCTGCActtggcgttggaggaggcggctCACTCATTGGAGGAGTAGCAACGTTGCTGGCACTCATCCCCTTTGTTTTCTACAAATACGGCTCTCGCATCCGAAGAAAGAGCAAGTATGCCCTAGTTGATGGCGGCCAGCTAGAAaaggtggacgaggaggcggaTCCTACAGACTACGGAGTCCAGCCTGACGAGACCCAGCACGCTGGAGAACTGTCCAAGGCCGCAGCAGGCAATCGACCCGAGGAATGA